A portion of the Phacochoerus africanus isolate WHEZ1 chromosome 5, ROS_Pafr_v1, whole genome shotgun sequence genome contains these proteins:
- the BRAT1 gene encoding BRCA1-associated ATM activator 1 isoform X1, producing the protein MDPECSRLLPALCAVLADPRQPVADDTCLEKLLDWFKTITEAGSSLLVLRENPCLVELLFHVLLKPQDLSPRVLSFSLRLAGMFAAQEDCFQYLQQGELLPRLFGEAGPLGGAAWTAPTVRSGWIQGLRSLAQHPRALPFLADCGAVDTIFSLQGDSSLFVASAAGQLLVHLLDLAMRAPPRGHPGPQVCDGPACAQKIVCHLEASLRSAAAPQLTQALNVLTTTFGHCHGLWTPGLWARLSPLVVHLLEKDPVPASHALVDLLLSVARSPVLSSESGPWETLALTLSRLSPIQAGPLALGILKLQDCPQTLRTQASGVLLQPLACVLKAAAQGPGRPGLPDGAAGDSVTVDTLFSSKSACVGLLCCALAHLELLQLLPQCPSPWPQEALLEAVVTVLRFCNGSAVPASDLGGHLCAILVGCVRVQRAALDFLGTLSQRAGPRELVTQVSAVLLEYLSGPDSSPMVLKKAFQASLRWLLSSPKTPGCCDLDPHAQQFLRELLPVLQKRLCSPCWEVRDSGLEFLTQMARHWGGQAGFRQVLLASEVPRLTRQLLRDPESYVRASAVTATGQLSSWGLHAAPTGPEHPGLQQKSLLSELLHVLSTDSEGFPRRAVMQVFTEWLRDGHADVAEDPEQFVARVLQAASRDLDWEVRAQGLELALVFLEQLLGQPGVRCPYAVALPKAAPPGTLAQALQALCRLQLFEFAFRALFDCDRPVAQKSCDLLLFLKAKAASYGTPQEERGSPDVSSVEATLQKWQAGEHGHPLGDLEPAAVMAVLRSMDLEGLQDTLAESSDHVERSPQSLLQDMLATVGVLGENEADCY; encoded by the exons ATGGACCCGGAGTGCTCCCGGCTCCTCCCGGCTCTCTGCGCCGTCCTGGCAGACCCCCGGCAGCCTGTGGCAGATGATACTTGCTTGGAGAAGCTGCTGGACTGGTTTAAAACAATAACTGAAGCAG GGTCCAGTCTCCTGGTGCTACGGGAAAATCCCTGCCTGGTGGAGCTGCTGTTCCACGTGCTGCTGAAACCTCAGGACCTGAGTCCCAGAGTCCTCTCCTTCTCACTCCGCCTCGCAGGCATGTTCGCAGCCCAGGAAGACTGCTTCCAGTACCTTCAG CAGGGGGAGTTGCTGCCCAGGCTGTTTGGGGAGGCGGGCCCCCTGGGAGGAGCGGCCTGGACGGCCCCGACCGTGCGCAGCGGCTGGATCCAGGGCCTGCGCTCCCTGGCGCAGCACCCTCGCGCCCTGCCCTTCCTTGCCGACTGTG GTGCCGTTGACACCATCTTCTCCCTGCAGGGAGATTCCAGCCTGTTTGTGGCCTCGGCAGCCGGGCAGCTCCTGGTGCACCTCCTGGACTTGGCGATGCGCGCCCCGCCCCGGGGACACCCCGGCCCGCAGGTGTGTGACGGGCCAGCATGCGCCCAGAAGATCGTGTGTCACCTCGAAGCCTCCCTGCGCTCCGCAGCCGCCCCGCAGCTCACGCAGGCCCTGAATGTCCTGACCACCACGTTCGGGCACTGCCACGGCCTTTGGACGCCGGGCCTTTGGGCGCGGCTGAGCCCTCTTGTGGTGCACCTGCTCGAGAAAGACCCCGTCCCAGCCTCGCACGCGCTCGTGGACCTCCTCCTCAGCGTGGCCCG GTCTCCTGTGCTGAGTTCTGAGAGTGGCCCGTGGGAGACTTTGGCGCTGACTCTGAGCCGCTTGAGCCCGATACAAGCAGGGCCTCTGGCTTTGGGGATCCTGAAGCTGCAGGACTG CCCACAGACCTTGAGGACCCAGGCCTCTGGcgtcctcctccagcccctggcctgtGTCCTGAAAGCTGCTGCGCAGGGCCCCGGACGCCCAG GCTTGCCAGATGGGGCCGCAGGCGACTCAGTGACAGTGGACACGCTTTTCTCCTCCAAGTCGGCCTGTGTGGGTCTCCTGTGCTGTGCTCTGGCCcacctggagctgctgcagctgctg CCCCAGTGCCCCTCGCCCTGGCCCCAGGAGGCCCTGCTTGAGGCTGTGGTGACAGTACTGCGGTTCTGCAACGGCTCAGCAGTCCCCGCCTCTGACCTGGGGGGCCACCTCTGTGCCATCTTGGTGGGCTGTGTCCGAGTCCAGCGAGCGGCCTTGGATTTCCTGGGGACGCTGTCTCAGAGGGCGG GCCCCCGAGAGCTGGTGACGCAGGTTTCTGCTGTCCTCCTGGAGTACCTTTCGGGCCCTGACTCCAGCCCCATG GTTCTGAAGAAGGCcttccaggcctcactcaggTGGCTCCTGAGCTCACCCAAGACCCCCGGCTGCTGCGATCTGGACCCCCACGCCCAGCAGTTCCTCAGAG AGCTGCTCCCTGTGCTGCAGAAGCGCCTGTGCAGCCCCTGCTGGGAGGTGAGGGACTCAGGCCTTGAGTTCCTGACCCAGATGGCCAGACACTGGGGTG GGCAGGCTGGCTTCAGACAGGTGCTCCTTGCTTCCGAGGTGCCCAGGCTCACCAGGCAGCTCCTGCGAGACCCCGAGAGTTACGTCCGTGCAAGCGCAGTGACCGCCACAGGGCAGCTGTCTAGCTGGGGGCTGCATGCTGCCCCCACCGGCCCTGAGCACCCAGGGCTCCAGCAG AAGAGCCTCCTGTCGGAGCTCCTGCACGTCCTCTCCACAGACTCGGAGGGCTTCCCCCGGAGGGCCGTCATGCAGGTCTTCACCGAGTGGCTGAGGGACGGCCACGCTGACGTGGCTGAGGACCCAGAGCAGTTTGTGGCCAGAGTGCTCCAGGCCGCGAGCAGGGACCTGGACTGGGAGGTCCGGGCCCAGGGCCTCGAGCTGGCGCTGGTGTTCCTGGAGCAGCTGCTGGGCCAGCCCGGCGTCCGCTGTCCCTACGCCGTGGCCCTGCCCAAGGCAGCCCCACCTGGCACGCTGGCCCAGGCCTTGCAGGCACTCTGCCGACTGCAGCTCTTCGAGTTCGCCTTCCGTGCCTTGTTCGACTGTGACCGACCTGTGGCGCAGAAGTCCTGtgacctcctcctcttcctgaagGCCAAGGCCGCTTCCTACGGAACCCCACAGGAGGAACGGGGCAGCCCCGACGTGTCCTCCGTGGAAGCCACGCTGCAGAAGTGGCAGGCAGGGGAGCACGGACACCCCCTGGGGGACCTGGAGCCCGCGGCTGTCATGGCCGTGCTCAGGTCCATGGACTTGGAGGGCCTTCAGGACACACTGGCCGAGAGCAGTGACCACGTGGAGAGGAGCCCCCAGTCGCTCCTGCAGGACATGCTGGCCACCGTGGGCGTCCTGGGGGAGAATGAGGCCGACTGCTACTGA
- the BRAT1 gene encoding BRCA1-associated ATM activator 1 isoform X2: MDPECSRLLPALCAVLADPRQPVADDTCLEKLLDWFKTITEAGSSLLVLRENPCLVELLFHVLLKPQDLSPRVLSFSLRLAGMFAAQEDCFQYLQGDSSLFVASAAGQLLVHLLDLAMRAPPRGHPGPQVCDGPACAQKIVCHLEASLRSAAAPQLTQALNVLTTTFGHCHGLWTPGLWARLSPLVVHLLEKDPVPASHALVDLLLSVARSPVLSSESGPWETLALTLSRLSPIQAGPLALGILKLQDCPQTLRTQASGVLLQPLACVLKAAAQGPGRPGLPDGAAGDSVTVDTLFSSKSACVGLLCCALAHLELLQLLPQCPSPWPQEALLEAVVTVLRFCNGSAVPASDLGGHLCAILVGCVRVQRAALDFLGTLSQRAGPRELVTQVSAVLLEYLSGPDSSPMVLKKAFQASLRWLLSSPKTPGCCDLDPHAQQFLRELLPVLQKRLCSPCWEVRDSGLEFLTQMARHWGGQAGFRQVLLASEVPRLTRQLLRDPESYVRASAVTATGQLSSWGLHAAPTGPEHPGLQQKSLLSELLHVLSTDSEGFPRRAVMQVFTEWLRDGHADVAEDPEQFVARVLQAASRDLDWEVRAQGLELALVFLEQLLGQPGVRCPYAVALPKAAPPGTLAQALQALCRLQLFEFAFRALFDCDRPVAQKSCDLLLFLKAKAASYGTPQEERGSPDVSSVEATLQKWQAGEHGHPLGDLEPAAVMAVLRSMDLEGLQDTLAESSDHVERSPQSLLQDMLATVGVLGENEADCY; encoded by the exons ATGGACCCGGAGTGCTCCCGGCTCCTCCCGGCTCTCTGCGCCGTCCTGGCAGACCCCCGGCAGCCTGTGGCAGATGATACTTGCTTGGAGAAGCTGCTGGACTGGTTTAAAACAATAACTGAAGCAG GGTCCAGTCTCCTGGTGCTACGGGAAAATCCCTGCCTGGTGGAGCTGCTGTTCCACGTGCTGCTGAAACCTCAGGACCTGAGTCCCAGAGTCCTCTCCTTCTCACTCCGCCTCGCAGGCATGTTCGCAGCCCAGGAAGACTGCTTCCAGTACCTTCAG GGAGATTCCAGCCTGTTTGTGGCCTCGGCAGCCGGGCAGCTCCTGGTGCACCTCCTGGACTTGGCGATGCGCGCCCCGCCCCGGGGACACCCCGGCCCGCAGGTGTGTGACGGGCCAGCATGCGCCCAGAAGATCGTGTGTCACCTCGAAGCCTCCCTGCGCTCCGCAGCCGCCCCGCAGCTCACGCAGGCCCTGAATGTCCTGACCACCACGTTCGGGCACTGCCACGGCCTTTGGACGCCGGGCCTTTGGGCGCGGCTGAGCCCTCTTGTGGTGCACCTGCTCGAGAAAGACCCCGTCCCAGCCTCGCACGCGCTCGTGGACCTCCTCCTCAGCGTGGCCCG GTCTCCTGTGCTGAGTTCTGAGAGTGGCCCGTGGGAGACTTTGGCGCTGACTCTGAGCCGCTTGAGCCCGATACAAGCAGGGCCTCTGGCTTTGGGGATCCTGAAGCTGCAGGACTG CCCACAGACCTTGAGGACCCAGGCCTCTGGcgtcctcctccagcccctggcctgtGTCCTGAAAGCTGCTGCGCAGGGCCCCGGACGCCCAG GCTTGCCAGATGGGGCCGCAGGCGACTCAGTGACAGTGGACACGCTTTTCTCCTCCAAGTCGGCCTGTGTGGGTCTCCTGTGCTGTGCTCTGGCCcacctggagctgctgcagctgctg CCCCAGTGCCCCTCGCCCTGGCCCCAGGAGGCCCTGCTTGAGGCTGTGGTGACAGTACTGCGGTTCTGCAACGGCTCAGCAGTCCCCGCCTCTGACCTGGGGGGCCACCTCTGTGCCATCTTGGTGGGCTGTGTCCGAGTCCAGCGAGCGGCCTTGGATTTCCTGGGGACGCTGTCTCAGAGGGCGG GCCCCCGAGAGCTGGTGACGCAGGTTTCTGCTGTCCTCCTGGAGTACCTTTCGGGCCCTGACTCCAGCCCCATG GTTCTGAAGAAGGCcttccaggcctcactcaggTGGCTCCTGAGCTCACCCAAGACCCCCGGCTGCTGCGATCTGGACCCCCACGCCCAGCAGTTCCTCAGAG AGCTGCTCCCTGTGCTGCAGAAGCGCCTGTGCAGCCCCTGCTGGGAGGTGAGGGACTCAGGCCTTGAGTTCCTGACCCAGATGGCCAGACACTGGGGTG GGCAGGCTGGCTTCAGACAGGTGCTCCTTGCTTCCGAGGTGCCCAGGCTCACCAGGCAGCTCCTGCGAGACCCCGAGAGTTACGTCCGTGCAAGCGCAGTGACCGCCACAGGGCAGCTGTCTAGCTGGGGGCTGCATGCTGCCCCCACCGGCCCTGAGCACCCAGGGCTCCAGCAG AAGAGCCTCCTGTCGGAGCTCCTGCACGTCCTCTCCACAGACTCGGAGGGCTTCCCCCGGAGGGCCGTCATGCAGGTCTTCACCGAGTGGCTGAGGGACGGCCACGCTGACGTGGCTGAGGACCCAGAGCAGTTTGTGGCCAGAGTGCTCCAGGCCGCGAGCAGGGACCTGGACTGGGAGGTCCGGGCCCAGGGCCTCGAGCTGGCGCTGGTGTTCCTGGAGCAGCTGCTGGGCCAGCCCGGCGTCCGCTGTCCCTACGCCGTGGCCCTGCCCAAGGCAGCCCCACCTGGCACGCTGGCCCAGGCCTTGCAGGCACTCTGCCGACTGCAGCTCTTCGAGTTCGCCTTCCGTGCCTTGTTCGACTGTGACCGACCTGTGGCGCAGAAGTCCTGtgacctcctcctcttcctgaagGCCAAGGCCGCTTCCTACGGAACCCCACAGGAGGAACGGGGCAGCCCCGACGTGTCCTCCGTGGAAGCCACGCTGCAGAAGTGGCAGGCAGGGGAGCACGGACACCCCCTGGGGGACCTGGAGCCCGCGGCTGTCATGGCCGTGCTCAGGTCCATGGACTTGGAGGGCCTTCAGGACACACTGGCCGAGAGCAGTGACCACGTGGAGAGGAGCCCCCAGTCGCTCCTGCAGGACATGCTGGCCACCGTGGGCGTCCTGGGGGAGAATGAGGCCGACTGCTACTGA